A genomic window from Sulfurospirillum diekertiae includes:
- a CDS encoding exodeoxyribonuclease III produces MKLVSWNVNGIRAVASKNAFAWVDVFKPDILCLQEIKAEAHQIPEPLFAHAFTCKYVNAATKKGYSGTMSFSTIDFQKTDTAHAIDHTHEGRILEHHFGDVVLFNVYFPNGQQSEERLAHKMKFYSDFLAHTEALRAKGNSIIICGDVNTAHRAIDLKNPKANEETSGFLPIERAWIDSLLAHGYIDTFRHIHGDIKDAYSWWSYRFGARERNVGWRIDYVFISKELEPRLKDAFILASVEGSDHCPVGIELEL; encoded by the coding sequence ATGAAATTAGTTTCATGGAACGTCAACGGCATTCGCGCTGTGGCTTCTAAAAATGCGTTTGCATGGGTGGATGTGTTCAAACCTGACATCTTGTGTTTACAAGAGATCAAAGCCGAAGCGCATCAAATTCCTGAACCACTTTTTGCGCATGCTTTTACATGTAAATATGTCAACGCTGCTACGAAAAAGGGCTATTCGGGGACGATGAGTTTTTCGACCATTGACTTTCAAAAGACCGACACCGCACACGCCATCGACCATACGCACGAAGGGCGCATTTTGGAGCACCATTTTGGCGATGTGGTTTTGTTTAACGTTTACTTTCCCAACGGTCAACAAAGCGAAGAGCGTCTAGCGCATAAGATGAAATTTTACAGTGATTTTTTAGCACACACCGAAGCGCTTAGAGCGAAGGGAAATAGCATTATCATCTGTGGTGATGTCAACACGGCGCATCGTGCTATTGATCTTAAAAACCCTAAAGCCAACGAAGAGACTTCAGGGTTTTTGCCCATTGAGCGCGCGTGGATCGACTCGCTTTTAGCGCACGGCTACATCGACACCTTTAGGCACATTCATGGTGACATCAAAGATGCGTACTCGTGGTGGTCGTACCGTTTTGGAGCGAGAGAACGTAATGTCGGATGGAGAATCGACTATGTTTTCATCTCCAAAGAGCTCGAACCGCGTTTAAAAGATGCGTTCATTCTAGCCTCTGTTGAAGGCTCAGACCATTGTCCCGTAGGCATTGAGCTAGAGTTATAA
- a CDS encoding arsenic transporter gives MILAFSLFLITLLFVIIQPRGLQIGTSAIIGAAFALLLGVVSFADVLVVTNIVWDATLAFIGIIILSLVLDEIGFFEWCAIWMAKFSKGNGHIMFVYSLLLGAIISAFFANDGAVLILTPILLAKMRILKLEPKTIVAFLLAGGFISDSASLPFVFSNLTNIVTANYFHIGFSTYLSTMITPYLVSTFVSIAVLWLFLRKDIPLHVNVDLLKHPDDVLKSKPLFYLAWFFIAALMGSYFVGEQYHIPISFIALGGALLFLAIARYFKAARPWQIIKTAPWQVVWFSIGLYIVVYGLKNAGLTTYLTHILNALNAQGNTIAIVGTGFIAAILSALMNNMPSVMIMDIALHDIPNSALAYANIIGCNLGPKMTPFGSLATLLWLHVMAKKGVKISFWDYSKFGLLVTPPILLVVLLSLV, from the coding sequence ATGATTCTCGCTTTTTCACTGTTTCTCATCACCCTACTTTTTGTCATTATTCAGCCACGTGGTCTTCAAATCGGCACGTCTGCGATCATCGGCGCTGCTTTTGCTCTGCTTTTGGGTGTGGTGAGTTTTGCCGACGTTTTAGTGGTGACAAACATCGTTTGGGATGCAACATTGGCGTTTATCGGCATTATTATTCTCTCTCTCGTTCTTGATGAGATCGGTTTTTTTGAGTGGTGTGCGATTTGGATGGCAAAGTTTTCAAAAGGCAATGGACACATTATGTTTGTCTATTCACTGTTATTAGGCGCTATCATCTCCGCTTTTTTCGCCAACGATGGGGCTGTGCTCATTCTCACTCCTATTTTACTGGCTAAAATGCGCATTTTAAAACTGGAACCTAAAACGATTGTAGCGTTTTTGCTCGCAGGCGGGTTTATCTCCGATTCGGCTTCGCTTCCCTTTGTTTTTTCCAACCTCACCAACATCGTCACCGCCAACTACTTTCACATTGGCTTTTCCACCTATTTATCAACCATGATTACGCCATATTTAGTCAGCACCTTTGTTTCCATTGCTGTTTTATGGCTCTTTTTGCGTAAAGATATTCCTTTACATGTAAACGTAGACCTCTTAAAACATCCTGATGATGTACTCAAATCAAAGCCACTGTTTTACCTCGCGTGGTTTTTTATTGCCGCGCTGATGGGAAGCTATTTTGTAGGGGAGCAGTACCACATCCCCATTAGCTTTATCGCCCTTGGAGGAGCCCTACTTTTTCTTGCCATTGCACGTTATTTTAAAGCAGCGCGTCCGTGGCAGATCATCAAAACCGCTCCGTGGCAAGTGGTGTGGTTTAGCATCGGATTGTACATCGTCGTTTACGGGCTCAAAAATGCGGGACTTACCACGTACTTGACGCACATTTTAAACGCGCTCAACGCTCAAGGCAATACGATTGCTATTGTCGGAACGGGCTTTATCGCCGCCATTTTAAGCGCTTTGATGAACAATATGCCAAGTGTCATGATCATGGACATAGCGCTTCACGACATCCCCAATTCTGCACTTGCCTACGCCAACATCATTGGCTGTAACTTAGGACCCAAAATGACGCCTTTTGGCTCACTGGCGACCCTTTTATGGTTGCATGTTATGGCAAAAAAAGGGGTCAAAATCAGCTTTTGGGACTACTCAAAATTTGGGCTTCTGGTCACACCACCGATCCTACTTGTCGTACTTCTAAGCCTTGTTTAG
- the arsN2 gene encoding arsenic resistance N-acetyltransferase ArsN2: MELSIRKAEQNNYRAITHLLASNQLPTADIYEKNITLFVGLIDEKIVATIGIETYDNEALLRSLCVKEGFKNQKLGEKMLTYLLRFCANENIQTVYLLTTTAEHYFERYGFEKTGREKTPQSIQNTREFQDICPSSAIIMALKL; the protein is encoded by the coding sequence ATGGAATTAAGTATACGCAAAGCAGAACAAAACAACTACCGAGCCATCACACATTTGCTGGCATCTAACCAACTCCCGACAGCAGATATTTATGAAAAAAACATCACGCTATTTGTGGGCTTAATCGATGAAAAAATTGTCGCAACCATCGGCATCGAAACCTATGATAACGAAGCGCTTTTGCGTTCCTTGTGTGTGAAAGAGGGATTCAAAAACCAAAAGCTTGGGGAGAAGATGCTCACATATCTGCTTCGCTTTTGTGCCAATGAAAACATTCAAACCGTGTATCTGCTGACCACAACGGCGGAGCACTATTTTGAGCGCTATGGATTTGAAAAAACAGGACGAGAGAAAACGCCTCAAAGCATCCAAAACACCCGCGAATTTCAAGACATTTGCCCCTCTTCTGCTATCATTATGGCATTAAAACTTTAA
- a CDS encoding LysE family translocator, producing MEFHTWLLYTTVAFIAIVSPGPAVLLAINNSLMYDLKATIFSSLGNASGLFVLSSAAMLGLGVVLKTSMILFTVFKIVGALYLIYLGIKQFRTLHNIFERVHLHQTQSAVHYFAIFRKGFLICITNPKPIIFFTALFPLFLEPTTPIIPQFFILTLTFMSLSFMTLMGYAFFARSLKHWFNTRNRATWFNRISGAIFVGLGLGLLGLERK from the coding sequence ATGGAATTTCACACATGGCTTTTGTATACCACCGTTGCATTTATTGCAATCGTAAGCCCAGGTCCTGCGGTACTTTTAGCGATCAATAACTCTTTAATGTATGATCTTAAAGCAACCATTTTTTCATCTTTAGGAAATGCTTCAGGGCTTTTTGTGCTTTCCAGTGCGGCGATGCTCGGTCTTGGCGTCGTGTTAAAAACATCGATGATTCTCTTTACCGTGTTTAAAATTGTAGGAGCACTGTATCTGATCTATCTTGGTATCAAACAGTTTCGTACTCTTCACAATATTTTTGAGCGTGTCCATCTTCATCAGACGCAAAGCGCAGTACATTATTTTGCAATTTTTCGTAAAGGATTTTTGATTTGTATCACCAATCCGAAGCCGATCATCTTTTTTACAGCACTGTTTCCTCTTTTTTTAGAGCCAACAACACCGATCATACCTCAATTTTTCATTTTAACCTTGACGTTTATGTCGCTATCTTTTATGACATTGATGGGTTACGCTTTTTTCGCGCGAAGTTTGAAGCATTGGTTTAATACACGCAATCGCGCCACATGGTTTAACCGCATTAGCGGCGCGATTTTTGTGGGCTTAGGTCTTGGGCTTTTGGGACTTGAACGTAAGTAA
- a CDS encoding ArsR/SmtB family transcription factor, whose amino-acid sequence METFLQTVGALNDETRLQILRFIHQHGEVCVCEIEEAFSLIQSRVSRHLKILKDAGFLRVDRRGKWAYYQVRSPLDRFRLECLEEISYLEMQMPTPVCACKDAK is encoded by the coding sequence ATGGAAACTTTTTTACAAACCGTCGGTGCGCTCAATGACGAAACGCGTCTTCAAATCCTTCGTTTTATTCATCAACATGGAGAAGTGTGTGTCTGCGAAATTGAAGAGGCATTTTCACTGATTCAGTCGCGTGTTTCACGCCATCTCAAAATCCTCAAAGATGCGGGGTTTTTACGTGTAGATCGTCGTGGAAAATGGGCGTATTATCAGGTTCGCTCTCCGCTGGATCGTTTTAGACTTGAATGTCTTGAAGAGATTAGCTACTTAGAGATGCAAATGCCTACACCCGTCTGTGCCTGCAAGGATGCCAAATGA
- a CDS encoding PAS domain-containing protein has protein sequence MKKEYITILECVGHGIWEWDPISNRITLSPQWVSMLGYEYETFQQTKDMWMSLIHPEDLNYCLNELTSLLSGRIKHYRHQHRMLCQDGSYKWVLDQAKVVAYNPHGYPIKVVGTHTDIHELRTTVEMYKQQRK, from the coding sequence ATGAAAAAAGAATATATCACTATTTTGGAATGTGTAGGTCATGGAATTTGGGAGTGGGATCCTATTAGCAATCGAATCACTTTATCTCCACAATGGGTTTCCATGTTAGGGTATGAATATGAAACGTTTCAACAGACAAAAGATATGTGGATGTCACTTATTCATCCTGAAGATTTGAACTATTGCCTCAATGAATTGACCTCGCTTTTGAGCGGTCGCATCAAACATTACAGGCATCAGCACCGTATGCTCTGTCAGGATGGAAGTTATAAATGGGTGCTGGATCAAGCGAAAGTCGTTGCCTACAATCCTCATGGTTACCCCATCAAAGTGGTGGGCACACACACTGACATTCATGAGTTGAGAACGACCGTAGAGATGTACAAACAACAACGAAAATAG